A portion of the Nitratidesulfovibrio termitidis HI1 genome contains these proteins:
- a CDS encoding TrmH family RNA methyltransferase, translating into MAPQITPRRMERIRRVLGWRQKDLTLVLANIHDPHNVSAIYRSCDAFGVAQVHLYYTDTAFPVLGRKSSASARKWVDTVRHSDAQSLMRTLKEGGHRVLATSCTPAAKPLGDYDMTQPTAIIMGNEHSGVAPELVELVDGEVYIPMYGMIQSFNVSVAAAVLLAEASRQRVLAGMYDRPSWPEEELEARIADWAEK; encoded by the coding sequence ATGGCACCACAGATAACCCCCCGGCGCATGGAACGCATTCGCCGCGTTCTCGGCTGGCGGCAGAAGGACCTGACCCTTGTGCTGGCCAATATTCACGACCCGCACAACGTCTCGGCCATCTACCGCAGTTGCGACGCCTTCGGCGTGGCCCAGGTGCACCTGTACTACACCGATACCGCCTTTCCCGTGCTGGGCCGCAAGTCGTCGGCATCGGCCCGCAAGTGGGTGGACACGGTGCGCCACTCCGACGCGCAAAGCCTGATGCGCACCCTGAAGGAAGGCGGGCACCGCGTGCTGGCCACCAGTTGCACCCCGGCGGCCAAACCGCTGGGCGATTACGACATGACCCAGCCCACCGCCATCATCATGGGCAACGAGCATTCCGGCGTGGCCCCGGAACTGGTGGAGCTTGTGGACGGCGAAGTGTACATCCCCATGTACGGCATGATCCAGAGCTTCAACGTGTCGGTGGCGGCGGCGGTGCTGCTGGCCGAAGCCTCGCGCCAGCGCGTGCTGGCGGGCATGTACGACCGGCCCTCCTGGCCCGAAGAGGAACTGGAGGCCCGCATCGCAGACTGGGCGGAGAAATAG
- a CDS encoding glycosyltransferase family 2 protein: protein MTAKAPLVSVVIPAWNLWDLTRGCLESLHAHTPGGVLEVIVVDNGSTDATASDLEPLGRALFGDRFRAIRLPENKGFAVASNLGAAQARAGRLLFLNNDTLVTPGWLPPLLRALDDDVRLGAVGPLLLYPDTDRVQHCGIAFTPSLSTEHLYANFPATHPAVAARRPLQAITGAALLMARTLFADCGGFHEGYLNGSEDLELCWRIRERGLKLACVAESRVYHLESRTPGRRDHDAANAARLNRRCSGCFGPDLHKLARRDGFELALTPWLETYLTLPPVRDAELLAAHADFEPGRCWQALQADPLWQPGYELLAAFLEGHDRYLEASGVRLLHCYFFPSLPGYRRLALVAAQAGNPDLAEQAARKIEHVTGLLEDPEPLVRKARGLARWARRAGEREVGALYEDWLTDLGLPLEGDGPDAPDAADA, encoded by the coding sequence ATGACCGCCAAAGCTCCCCTCGTCTCCGTCGTCATTCCCGCCTGGAACCTCTGGGACCTCACGCGCGGCTGCCTGGAAAGCCTGCACGCGCATACCCCCGGCGGCGTGCTGGAGGTCATCGTGGTGGACAACGGCTCCACCGACGCCACCGCCAGCGATCTTGAACCGCTGGGGCGCGCCCTGTTCGGCGATCGTTTCCGGGCCATCCGTCTGCCGGAAAACAAGGGATTTGCCGTGGCCAGCAACCTTGGCGCGGCGCAGGCCCGCGCGGGCAGGCTGCTGTTTTTGAACAACGACACCCTGGTCACGCCCGGCTGGCTGCCGCCCCTGCTGCGCGCGCTGGACGACGACGTCCGGCTGGGGGCCGTGGGGCCACTGCTGCTGTATCCGGATACGGACAGGGTGCAGCACTGCGGCATCGCCTTCACGCCGTCGCTGTCCACGGAGCACCTGTACGCCAACTTTCCGGCCACGCACCCGGCGGTTGCCGCGCGGCGTCCGTTGCAGGCCATCACGGGCGCGGCCCTGCTCATGGCGCGTACGCTGTTCGCGGACTGCGGCGGCTTTCATGAAGGCTACCTGAACGGCAGCGAGGACCTGGAGCTGTGCTGGCGCATCCGCGAGCGGGGGCTGAAGCTGGCCTGCGTGGCGGAAAGCCGGGTGTATCATCTGGAAAGCCGCACCCCTGGCCGCCGCGACCATGACGCGGCCAACGCCGCCCGGCTCAACCGGCGCTGCTCCGGCTGTTTCGGGCCGGACCTGCACAAGCTGGCCCGGCGCGACGGCTTCGAACTGGCCCTGACCCCGTGGCTGGAAACCTACCTGACCCTGCCGCCCGTGCGCGATGCGGAATTGCTGGCGGCCCATGCCGACTTCGAGCCTGGCAGGTGCTGGCAGGCCTTGCAGGCCGACCCGCTGTGGCAGCCCGGCTACGAACTGCTTGCCGCGTTTCTGGAGGGGCACGACAGGTATCTGGAAGCTTCCGGCGTGCGGCTGCTGCACTGCTACTTCTTTCCCAGCCTGCCGGGGTACCGCCGCCTTGCCCTTGTGGCGGCGCAGGCGGGCAACCCGGACCTGGCCGAACAGGCGGCCCGCAAGATCGAACACGTCACCGGCCTGCTGGAAGACCCGGAACCGCTGGTGCGCAAGGCGCGTGGGCTGGCCCGCTGGGCACGGCGCGCGGGCGAGCGAGAGGTGGGCGCGCTGTACGAAGACTGGCTGACCGACCTTGGCCTGCCGCTGGAAGGCGACGGGCCCGATGCCCCCGATGCCGCAGACGCATGA
- a CDS encoding glycosyltransferase family 2 protein, with the protein MAHPHGIPAPHPAQAAALLATLMDRVPLWECGAMGADNQFRLARGAIENAGGDPGVVAAGVGMALWGWRDNPLDTRLAALLRAIMEDAPQAFAPALRELVTGVHDRVRVPDDFGALDATLNQHGGPAAAPAQAMLDVVLPRLADPAHGLFWLARGVEWCVRHENSVVPTTDGTAQLTSPALPVADDATLETLLRAALSTPLPLPETVARRLRAEWAVRRLDAAEALRRLEQLAEQDAAPEGASPFAPWYALRRAELLIQLDSSNRQGHAADAAALLLPLWRETPYHPNLTLALHDLLYPLPAPPADAAPPAILLYTWNKRDLAAQTLRSLRTAGFRGAPVFALDNGSQDGTEDMFRTMAADWGSPFSVVRLPVNVGAPAARNWLLSLPEVRQRDHAVFLDDDVLLNPGWLDGLLAVAHTRPGWGAIGCAVTDHTPPHALQCADFFTLPPDMGTRSFADLDEHWHIHGNAAGSADTLLTAYTRPCLSVSGCCHMVSMASVQQVGAFDVRFTPSQFDDLERDIRCTLAGLPVWYAGTVRVRHMQHSSLRQATSRARSAHIFGNRIKLEHLHPANKARQAREASAALARQDLLRKTAALAAHDAP; encoded by the coding sequence ATGGCGCATCCGCACGGCATTCCCGCACCCCATCCGGCCCAGGCCGCAGCGCTGCTGGCAACCCTCATGGACCGCGTGCCCCTGTGGGAGTGCGGGGCCATGGGCGCGGACAACCAGTTCCGGCTGGCGCGCGGGGCCATCGAAAACGCGGGGGGCGACCCCGGCGTGGTGGCCGCCGGAGTGGGCATGGCCTTGTGGGGCTGGCGCGACAACCCGCTGGACACCCGCCTTGCCGCACTGCTGCGCGCCATCATGGAAGACGCCCCGCAGGCGTTCGCCCCGGCCCTGCGCGAACTGGTGACCGGTGTGCATGACCGGGTGCGCGTGCCCGACGACTTCGGCGCGCTGGATGCGACCCTGAATCAGCACGGTGGCCCGGCAGCCGCCCCGGCGCAGGCCATGCTGGACGTGGTGCTGCCCCGGCTGGCCGACCCGGCGCACGGCCTGTTCTGGCTGGCGCGCGGCGTGGAATGGTGCGTGCGCCACGAAAATTCCGTTGTCCCGACCACGGACGGAACCGCCCAGCTTACCTCTCCGGCGCTTCCGGTTGCGGACGACGCCACGCTGGAAACCCTGCTGCGTGCTGCCCTGTCCACGCCGCTGCCCCTGCCGGAAACCGTGGCCCGCAGGCTGCGCGCCGAATGGGCCGTGCGTCGGCTGGACGCCGCCGAGGCCCTGCGGCGGCTGGAGCAACTGGCGGAACAGGACGCCGCCCCCGAAGGCGCATCCCCCTTTGCCCCGTGGTACGCGTTGCGCCGCGCCGAACTGCTGATTCAGCTGGATTCGTCGAACAGGCAGGGCCACGCGGCGGACGCCGCCGCCTTGCTGCTGCCCCTGTGGCGCGAGACCCCGTACCATCCCAACCTCACGCTGGCGCTGCACGATCTGCTGTACCCACTGCCCGCCCCCCCGGCGGACGCAGCCCCGCCCGCCATCCTGCTGTATACCTGGAACAAGCGTGACCTTGCGGCGCAGACCCTGCGCTCGTTGCGCACGGCGGGCTTCCGCGGTGCGCCCGTATTCGCGCTGGACAACGGTTCGCAGGACGGCACGGAAGACATGTTCCGCACCATGGCGGCGGACTGGGGTTCGCCGTTCAGCGTGGTGCGCCTGCCGGTGAACGTGGGTGCCCCCGCCGCCCGCAATTGGCTGCTGTCCTTGCCGGAAGTGCGCCAGCGCGACCACGCCGTGTTTCTGGACGACGACGTGCTGCTGAACCCCGGCTGGCTGGACGGCCTGCTGGCCGTAGCCCACACCCGGCCCGGCTGGGGCGCCATCGGCTGCGCGGTCACCGACCACACGCCCCCGCACGCGCTGCAGTGCGCCGACTTTTTCACTCTGCCGCCGGATATGGGCACCCGCAGCTTCGCCGACCTTGACGAGCACTGGCACATTCACGGCAATGCGGCGGGCAGCGCGGACACCCTGCTCACCGCCTATACCCGGCCCTGCCTGTCCGTTTCCGGCTGTTGCCACATGGTCTCCATGGCGTCGGTGCAGCAGGTGGGCGCGTTCGACGTGCGCTTCACCCCCAGCCAGTTCGACGACCTGGAGCGCGACATCCGCTGCACGCTGGCCGGGTTGCCGGTGTGGTACGCGGGCACGGTGCGGGTGCGCCACATGCAGCATTCCAGCCTGCGTCAGGCCACCAGCCGGGCACGCAGCGCGCACATCTTCGGCAACCGCATCAAGCTGGAGCATCTGCACCCGGCAAACAAGGCCAGACAGGCGCGCGAGGCATCCGCCGCGTTGGCCCGGCAGGACCTGCTGCGCAAGACCGCCGCACTGGCTGCGCACGACGCGCCCTGA
- a CDS encoding glycosyltransferase family 2 protein — protein MTSPALARPRWRDLPRDLAAALLKGGVGQLHLVGIAESALAAMNTPEGAAYGPADLFLLGGDALCAAWEADPLDGRTAGQLVALHKARPFLPTPVFRVAELLTTLDVSPPDAEVRQLVQLLQQRDADASCRLLDRQRRARPGNTFWLRQGMVVGMTEARHQWLDAWLSGLPSGLRDGGNIPAPIVAALRGDVAFARGDMAGAAALYATACKGLPLPTWKVRHAESLYRAGDRDGAVALWRTAAAIRPWQINLLLRCDDVAKGRDLPGDLPAGRGAVLFYTWNKAECIDEALASVAASDLGDARVVVLDNGCTDATPAVLARWAERVPARLGERLHTVTLPLNIGAPPARNWLLTLPEVRACDWVAFLDDDATVPSDWLRLFGAAMTAHPAANVYGCRVVDYSVPMLLQSVDLHLDPGGDMAAAPENAPGYRRRFSVSDLHLQELDFGQFSYQRPCVSVTGCCHLFRRAVFDAVGPFDLRYAPSQYDDLEHDLRRSLRRDLPVYQGHLAVRHMKRTGRAAWTDPAQFSNAWANMYKLQYRYTRPDFDTLRQHDHAALLADVEARGF, from the coding sequence GTGACCTCTCCCGCCCTTGCCCGCCCCCGCTGGCGCGATTTGCCCCGCGACCTCGCCGCCGCCCTGCTCAAGGGCGGGGTGGGGCAGTTGCACCTTGTCGGCATTGCCGAATCGGCCCTTGCGGCCATGAACACGCCGGAAGGCGCCGCATACGGACCCGCCGACCTGTTCTTGCTGGGGGGCGACGCCCTGTGCGCCGCGTGGGAGGCCGACCCGCTGGACGGGCGCACGGCGGGGCAACTGGTGGCGCTGCACAAGGCCCGGCCCTTCCTGCCCACGCCCGTGTTCCGGGTGGCGGAATTGCTGACCACTCTGGACGTGTCCCCGCCGGATGCCGAAGTGCGCCAACTGGTCCAGTTGCTCCAGCAGCGCGACGCCGATGCCTCGTGCCGGTTGCTGGACCGCCAGCGCCGCGCTCGACCGGGCAACACCTTCTGGCTGCGGCAGGGCATGGTTGTGGGCATGACCGAGGCCCGCCACCAGTGGCTGGACGCGTGGCTGTCCGGGCTGCCCTCCGGATTGCGGGACGGGGGAAATATCCCCGCTCCCATTGTCGCCGCCCTGCGGGGCGACGTGGCCTTCGCGCGTGGGGATATGGCCGGGGCCGCCGCCCTATACGCCACTGCGTGCAAGGGGCTGCCGCTGCCCACGTGGAAGGTCCGGCACGCCGAATCCCTGTACCGCGCGGGTGACCGTGACGGCGCTGTGGCCCTGTGGCGCACTGCTGCCGCCATCCGCCCCTGGCAGATCAATCTTCTGCTGCGCTGCGACGACGTGGCGAAAGGGCGCGACCTGCCGGGCGACCTGCCCGCCGGGCGCGGCGCGGTGCTGTTCTACACCTGGAACAAGGCCGAGTGCATCGACGAAGCCTTGGCCTCCGTGGCTGCGTCCGACCTTGGCGATGCCCGCGTGGTGGTGCTGGACAACGGCTGCACCGACGCCACCCCCGCCGTGCTGGCCCGCTGGGCGGAACGCGTTCCCGCTCGTTTGGGCGAGCGGCTGCACACCGTCACCCTGCCGCTGAACATCGGCGCGCCCCCCGCCCGCAACTGGCTGTTGACCCTGCCGGAAGTGCGCGCCTGCGACTGGGTGGCCTTTCTGGACGACGACGCCACCGTGCCGTCTGACTGGCTGCGTCTGTTTGGTGCCGCCATGACCGCCCACCCCGCCGCCAATGTCTACGGCTGCCGCGTGGTGGATTATTCGGTCCCCATGCTGCTCCAGTCCGTGGACCTGCATCTGGACCCCGGCGGCGACATGGCCGCCGCGCCGGAAAACGCCCCCGGCTACCGCCGCCGGTTCTCCGTTTCCGACCTGCATTTGCAGGAACTGGACTTCGGCCAGTTTTCCTACCAGCGCCCGTGCGTGTCCGTGACCGGCTGCTGCCACCTGTTCCGCCGGGCCGTGTTCGACGCCGTGGGTCCCTTCGACCTGCGCTACGCCCCCAGCCAGTACGACGATCTGGAACACGACCTGCGCCGCAGCCTGCGTCGCGACCTGCCTGTCTATCAGGGGCATCTGGCCGTGCGCCACATGAAGCGCACCGGCCGCGCCGCCTGGACCGACCCCGCCCAGTTCTCCAATGCCTGGGCCAACATGTACAAGCTTCAGTACCGCTACACCCGACCCGATTTCGATACCCTGCGCCAGCACGACCATGCCGCCCTGCTGGCGGATGTGGAAGCAAGAGGTTTTTGA
- a CDS encoding IS3 family transposase codes for MVSGKRRSGQAQLQRDAELLPLIESLKMEHPFWGYRRVWATLRYKNGLIINVKRVARLMRLHGLGVKRAALRAKRTPSGSKPRPVRPCQWWGIDMTKVMTEGGWVYIVLVVDWFSKKIVGHHADYRSRSHEWLRALDTAIQTHFPGGVRGHGLSLMSDNGCQPTGTAFMRDCATLGITQAFTSYNNPKGNADTERTMRTIKEELFWLHEWRSLEHLDRALSDWIENFNTTYLHSALGWKTPQGVHQQANKTWRNSPLKAA; via the coding sequence CTGGTAAGCGGCAAGCGCCGATCCGGCCAGGCCCAGCTTCAGCGCGATGCCGAACTCTTGCCGTTGATCGAGTCCCTGAAAATGGAACATCCCTTTTGGGGCTATCGCCGCGTATGGGCCACCCTTCGGTATAAAAACGGCCTGATCATCAACGTCAAACGAGTGGCACGCCTGATGCGTCTGCATGGCCTTGGGGTGAAGCGCGCAGCCTTGCGGGCAAAGCGCACCCCTTCCGGAAGCAAGCCGCGCCCCGTCCGCCCGTGTCAGTGGTGGGGCATCGACATGACCAAGGTCATGACGGAAGGCGGCTGGGTGTATATCGTGCTGGTGGTGGACTGGTTTTCCAAGAAGATCGTGGGCCACCATGCCGACTACCGGAGCCGGAGCCATGAGTGGCTGCGAGCTCTGGATACGGCTATCCAGACGCACTTTCCCGGAGGCGTCCGGGGGCACGGCCTGAGCCTGATGAGCGACAACGGCTGCCAACCGACAGGAACGGCTTTTATGCGCGACTGCGCGACTCTCGGCATCACGCAGGCGTTTACCAGCTACAACAATCCCAAAGGGAACGCGGATACCGAGCGGACAATGCGTACGATCAAGGAAGAGCTCTTCTGGCTGCACGAATGGCGTAGCCTGGAACACCTCGACCGCGCCCTCTCTGACTGGATAGAAAACTTCAACACCACATACCTGCATTCGGCGCTTGGCTGGAAGACTCCGCAAGGCGTCCATCAGCAGGCAAACAAAACCTGGCGGAATTCTCCCTTAAAGGCCGCTTGA
- a CDS encoding transposase gives MKRRVWDSKSKARIVLEGLQGRSVASICSEYQITQGMYYRWRDTLLANAALAFEVGATNRREERLATENQKLKQAVGELTLELKKNDW, from the coding sequence ATGAAACGCCGAGTCTGGGACAGCAAAAGCAAGGCCCGCATTGTGCTTGAGGGATTGCAGGGTCGCTCTGTGGCAAGCATTTGCAGTGAGTATCAAATCACTCAGGGTATGTATTACCGCTGGCGCGACACGTTGTTGGCCAATGCCGCCCTGGCTTTTGAGGTGGGCGCCACTAACCGACGAGAAGAACGCCTTGCGACAGAGAACCAAAAACTCAAGCAAGCCGTTGGCGAACTGACGCTGGAGTTAAAAAAAAACGACTGGTAA